Proteins from a genomic interval of Treponema succinifaciens DSM 2489:
- the murI gene encoding glutamate racemase, which yields MSEKIDFAFLDSGTGGIPYMLSLKEKSPESRCVYLGDTVHFPYGEKSEEEVTLCASESIEKILDLWNPRIVVIACNTISVTALNQLRERFPDVPIVGTVPAIKLAAKVTKNKKIGLLATNATVKHPYCKKLVSDFASGYEVFNRGDPDLITFIEHDLFYASKEERTAAVKPAVDFFCSCGCDTIILGCTHFTHMAEDIKEYFSTVAGKKVFVVDSRDGVSNHALEVVKITSLENQREPKFLPPDMSFFVTSLKNKSDQKEYETLCRNFNIPFGGLLKL from the coding sequence ATGAGTGAAAAAATCGACTTTGCGTTTTTAGACAGCGGGACAGGCGGCATTCCTTATATGCTTTCGCTGAAAGAAAAATCTCCTGAATCAAGATGTGTTTATCTTGGCGACACTGTTCATTTTCCTTATGGAGAAAAATCAGAGGAGGAAGTAACTTTGTGCGCTTCTGAATCAATAGAAAAAATTCTTGACCTGTGGAATCCGAGGATTGTTGTCATTGCTTGCAATACAATCAGCGTAACGGCATTGAATCAGCTTAGAGAAAGATTTCCTGATGTTCCTATTGTTGGAACTGTTCCTGCGATAAAGCTTGCTGCAAAAGTTACTAAAAACAAAAAAATCGGACTGCTCGCAACCAACGCAACTGTAAAACATCCTTACTGCAAAAAACTGGTTTCTGATTTTGCTTCTGGATATGAAGTGTTCAATCGGGGAGATCCTGACTTGATAACTTTTATAGAACATGATTTGTTTTATGCTTCAAAAGAGGAACGGACTGCCGCTGTAAAGCCTGCCGTGGATTTTTTTTGTTCATGCGGTTGCGATACTATAATTCTTGGATGCACGCATTTTACTCACATGGCGGAAGATATAAAAGAATATTTTTCTACTGTTGCCGGAAAAAAAGTTTTTGTAGTGGATAGCCGGGACGGAGTTTCAAACCACGCTCTTGAAGTTGTAAAAATCACTTCTTTAGAAAATCAGCGTGAACCAAAATTTCTTCCGCCTGACATGAGTTTTTTTGTAACAAGCCTTAAAAATAAAAGCGACCAAAAGGAATACGAAACTCTTTGTAGAAATTTCAATATTCCTTTTGGCGGACTTTTGAAGCTTTGA
- a CDS encoding NADP-dependent isocitrate dehydrogenase, with the protein MEKIKMKNAIAELDGDEMTRVLWKVIKEKLLEPYVELNVEYYDLGLKNRDDTDDKVTYEAADAIKRLGVGVKCATITSNAARMEEYKLKQLTPSPNGILRGELDGTVFRAPIFVKNIQCNVSSWKKPIVLGRHAYGDVYKNCEIKTPGAGKAELVFTSDDGKEIRKTIQVMRGPGIIQGIHNLDDSIRNFARCCFMYALDKKIDVWFGAKDTISKIYDGNFKAIFNEVFESEFKEKFEKAGIEYFYTLIDDAVARIMKCEGGILWACKNYDGDVMSDMIASACGSLAMMTSVLVSPNGEFEYEASHGTVQKHYYKYLKGEKTSTNPVALIFAWTGALAKRAELDETPELAEFARKLEKATLDVIEEGTMTGDLARLANPPAKKIVNSWEYIDEIAARMEK; encoded by the coding sequence ATGGAAAAAATCAAAATGAAAAATGCGATTGCCGAACTTGACGGAGATGAAATGACAAGAGTTCTGTGGAAGGTCATCAAGGAAAAACTTCTTGAGCCTTACGTTGAACTTAATGTTGAATACTATGACCTTGGCTTAAAGAACCGCGACGACACAGACGACAAAGTAACTTATGAAGCCGCAGATGCAATCAAACGTCTTGGCGTGGGAGTAAAATGCGCCACAATCACAAGCAACGCAGCCCGCATGGAAGAATACAAGCTCAAGCAGCTTACACCTTCACCAAACGGAATTCTCCGTGGAGAACTTGACGGAACAGTTTTCAGAGCGCCGATTTTTGTAAAGAATATTCAGTGCAATGTTTCTTCATGGAAAAAGCCGATTGTTCTTGGCCGCCACGCTTATGGAGACGTTTACAAGAACTGCGAAATAAAAACTCCGGGAGCCGGAAAAGCCGAGCTTGTTTTCACAAGCGATGATGGAAAAGAAATAAGAAAAACAATTCAAGTTATGCGCGGTCCAGGAATAATTCAGGGAATCCACAACTTGGACGATTCCATAAGAAATTTTGCACGCTGCTGTTTTATGTATGCCTTGGACAAAAAAATCGATGTATGGTTCGGAGCAAAAGACACAATCAGCAAAATCTACGATGGAAACTTCAAGGCAATTTTCAATGAAGTATTTGAATCCGAGTTCAAAGAAAAATTTGAAAAAGCCGGAATAGAATATTTTTATACGCTCATTGACGACGCAGTTGCACGCATAATGAAATGTGAAGGCGGAATTCTCTGGGCTTGCAAAAACTACGACGGAGATGTTATGAGCGACATGATTGCATCTGCCTGCGGAAGCCTTGCAATGATGACTTCAGTTCTTGTTTCCCCAAATGGAGAATTTGAATATGAAGCCAGCCACGGAACTGTTCAAAAGCATTACTATAAATATTTAAAAGGTGAAAAAACTTCTACAAATCCAGTCGCATTGATTTTTGCCTGGACAGGAGCGCTTGCAAAACGCGCAGAGCTAGACGAAACTCCGGAACTTGCAGAGTTCGCCCGCAAGCTTGAAAAGGCAACTCTCGATGTTATTGAAGAAGGAACAATGACAGGCGACCTTGCACGCCTCGCAAATCCGCCAGCAAAGAAAATTGTAAACAGCTGGGAATACATTGATGAAATTGCAGCAAGAATGGAAAAGTAA
- the map gene encoding type I methionyl aminopeptidase, with protein sequence MIRLKNEEQINGIRKSCHLLADLFNEIIPKIKPGVSTKEIDDWCVNFAKKFGATPAWYEEDFPGCACISINNQVIHGVPSKKRIVKDGDIISLDIGLNLKGYISDSTHTVLVGNVKPAHQKLCRVTRECLLAGIDACKAGNRISDISNAVYDIAYNQNKYGVVYEYCGHGVGLEVHEDPSVCNCPSTGPNPRIQAGMVLAIEPMINEGTADVDIEEGSEWTVVTADGSWSCHEEHTVAVFKDHTEVLTDLDYNGNSCLK encoded by the coding sequence ATGATACGTTTAAAAAATGAAGAGCAAATCAATGGAATCAGAAAAAGCTGCCACTTGCTTGCTGATTTATTCAATGAAATTATTCCAAAGATAAAACCCGGAGTAAGCACAAAGGAAATCGATGACTGGTGCGTAAACTTCGCAAAAAAGTTCGGGGCGACTCCGGCCTGGTACGAAGAAGACTTTCCGGGTTGTGCGTGCATAAGCATAAACAATCAGGTTATCCACGGAGTTCCTTCCAAAAAGCGGATTGTAAAGGACGGCGACATTATTTCGCTTGACATCGGGTTGAATTTAAAAGGCTACATTTCAGACAGCACACACACAGTTCTTGTAGGAAATGTAAAGCCTGCGCACCAAAAACTTTGCCGTGTTACACGCGAATGCCTTTTGGCTGGAATTGATGCTTGCAAGGCGGGAAACAGAATCAGCGATATTTCAAACGCGGTATATGACATTGCTTACAACCAGAACAAATACGGAGTTGTCTATGAATACTGCGGACACGGAGTCGGTCTTGAAGTCCACGAAGATCCAAGCGTCTGCAACTGTCCTTCAACTGGTCCGAATCCGCGCATTCAAGCCGGAATGGTTCTTGCAATTGAGCCAATGATTAACGAGGGAACTGCTGATGTTGATATTGAAGAAGGAAGCGAGTGGACAGTTGTTACTGCGGACGGTTCTTGGAGCTGTCACGAAGAGCATACTGTTGCGGTTTTTAAAGACCATACGGAAGTTCTTACTGACTTGGACTACAACGGAAATTCATGCTTAAAATAA
- a CDS encoding J domain-containing protein has protein sequence MKDYYKILGVSRTATIAEIRCAYRKKAKILHPDITGEDSKAFRELVAAYEVLSDIKSRGLFDESVLFKQSNFHREKNFESFDYRKWLLDRTDDESRAKLIFFDLLHNNEDEAVREFKRMNMERVGFRLSRWFTREDFMDYGFILAEELVLRQEYYDAVILLDQIIRMEFSFEYFKLFFPEVKSLARHILRNNIEGAVNDELAIDAWERALELRFGKNDDAFFLLKIADSYERIGDFQTAKTCRNEASRISAEAK, from the coding sequence ATGAAAGACTATTATAAAATCCTAGGCGTTTCAAGAACAGCGACAATCGCAGAAATCCGGTGCGCGTACAGAAAGAAGGCAAAGATTCTGCATCCAGACATCACGGGCGAAGATTCAAAGGCTTTCCGCGAACTTGTAGCAGCCTACGAAGTTTTGTCCGACATAAAATCACGCGGACTTTTTGATGAGTCAGTTTTATTCAAGCAGAGCAATTTCCACCGCGAAAAAAATTTTGAATCATTCGACTACAGAAAATGGCTTCTAGACCGCACCGATGATGAAAGCCGAGCCAAGCTGATTTTTTTTGACCTTTTGCATAACAACGAAGATGAAGCTGTAAGGGAATTCAAAAGAATGAATATGGAACGCGTTGGATTCAGGCTGTCAAGATGGTTCACGCGGGAAGACTTTATGGACTACGGCTTTATTCTTGCGGAAGAGCTTGTTCTTAGGCAGGAATACTACGATGCGGTCATTCTTCTGGACCAGATTATACGGATGGAATTTTCATTTGAATATTTCAAGCTTTTTTTTCCGGAAGTAAAGAGCCTTGCACGGCATATTCTTCGGAACAACATTGAAGGCGCCGTAAACGATGAACTTGCAATAGACGCATGGGAGCGCGCGCTTGAACTTAGGTTCGGAAAAAATGATGATGCATTTTTTCTTTTAAAGATTGCGGATTCTTACGAGCGGATTGGGGATTTTCAGACTGCCAAAACATGCAGAAACGAAGCCTCAAGAATTTCCGCAGAAGCAAAATAG
- the gatC gene encoding Asp-tRNA(Asn)/Glu-tRNA(Gln) amidotransferase subunit GatC, with protein MSENKRTVDESTLEKLLYLSRLSPESTDMATLKKQVDEIVGYFDILSKYDDSENPYDAYPTTKAECLREDEIVPGLEMHDVKKINEPNFMDGYFQVPKVLGEGA; from the coding sequence ATGAGTGAAAATAAACGTACCGTTGACGAATCAACATTGGAAAAACTTTTATACCTTTCACGTCTTTCCCCGGAAAGCACAGACATGGCCACTTTAAAAAAGCAGGTGGACGAAATTGTAGGATACTTTGATATTCTTTCTAAATACGATGACAGCGAAAATCCTTATGACGCTTATCCTACAACAAAGGCTGAATGCCTGCGCGAGGACGAAATTGTTCCGGGGCTTGAGATGCACGATGTCAAGAAAATAAACGAGCCGAATTTTATGGACGGATATTTCCAGGTTCCAAAAGTTCTGGGAGAAGGTGCGTAA
- the gatA gene encoding Asp-tRNA(Asn)/Glu-tRNA(Gln) amidotransferase subunit GatA codes for MKYKTIRETVEALKSGETSSVALVKESKETFEADKNSALPLNAFLEIYDDILKSAEAADQKISEARSSGSLEKLFDEQPLLGIPFAVKDNISVRGKKLTCSSKILEGYVAPYSATVINRLEKAGAIPIGRCNQDEFAMGSSTEYSVYGPTRNPIDRAYVSGGSSGGPAAAVAANQALFALGTETGGSVRLPASYCGIYGLKTTYGVLSRWGVVAYGSSLDQVGILGHTPQDIALPLSVMSGVDFYDDTSADLPDAKPSVNAFSDFFKLKIAVPKQFLESKGMNADVAKVFEETRGWFESKGAKIEVVDLPILDAAIASYYVIALSEAASNLSRFDGIRYGNRIDNGKGYDELYVDTRSNGFGPEVKRRIIIGNYVLSEQFSGDTYKKGMSVRARIQREIAKLFEQFDLILCPTCPTPAFKLGQKVDDPLAMYLSDLFTTFVNLARIPSLSVPAGRTSLENGNMPVGIQFAGPMFSEMKILEIAQAWENEHKGCGIPVAEEK; via the coding sequence ATGAAGTACAAGACTATAAGAGAAACTGTAGAGGCTTTAAAAAGCGGAGAAACTTCAAGCGTGGCTTTGGTAAAGGAATCCAAGGAGACTTTTGAAGCTGACAAAAATTCAGCATTGCCGCTTAATGCCTTTTTGGAAATTTATGATGATATTTTAAAGTCTGCGGAAGCTGCTGACCAGAAAATTTCAGAAGCTAGAAGCAGCGGTTCTCTTGAAAAACTTTTTGATGAACAGCCTCTTCTTGGAATTCCATTTGCAGTAAAAGACAATATTTCTGTGCGCGGAAAAAAGCTTACTTGCTCAAGCAAGATTCTTGAAGGATATGTTGCTCCGTACAGCGCGACTGTAATAAACCGCCTTGAAAAAGCCGGCGCAATTCCGATTGGAAGATGCAATCAGGATGAATTTGCAATGGGCTCTTCAACTGAATATTCAGTTTACGGGCCTACAAGAAATCCTATTGACCGCGCTTATGTTTCTGGAGGTTCTTCCGGTGGTCCTGCTGCTGCGGTTGCTGCGAATCAGGCTTTGTTTGCTCTTGGCACTGAAACTGGCGGTTCTGTCCGTCTTCCTGCAAGCTACTGCGGAATCTACGGTCTTAAGACAACTTATGGTGTTCTAAGCCGCTGGGGAGTTGTAGCTTACGGCTCTTCTTTGGATCAAGTTGGAATTCTTGGACACACTCCGCAGGATATTGCGCTTCCGCTGAGCGTTATGAGCGGTGTTGATTTTTATGACGACACTTCCGCCGATTTGCCTGACGCTAAGCCTTCAGTTAATGCTTTCTCTGATTTTTTTAAACTGAAAATTGCAGTTCCAAAGCAGTTCCTTGAATCAAAAGGAATGAATGCCGATGTTGCAAAAGTCTTTGAAGAAACCCGCGGCTGGTTTGAGTCCAAAGGCGCAAAAATAGAAGTTGTTGACCTTCCGATTCTTGATGCCGCCATTGCAAGCTATTACGTAATTGCTTTGTCTGAAGCCGCATCGAACTTGAGCCGCTTTGATGGAATCCGCTACGGAAACAGAATCGATAACGGCAAGGGATACGATGAGCTTTATGTGGACACAAGAAGCAACGGTTTTGGTCCGGAAGTCAAGCGCAGAATCATAATTGGAAACTATGTTTTATCTGAGCAATTTTCAGGTGATACTTACAAAAAGGGAATGTCTGTGCGTGCCCGCATTCAGCGTGAAATTGCAAAGCTTTTTGAGCAGTTCGATTTGATTCTTTGTCCAACTTGTCCGACTCCGGCTTTTAAACTCGGCCAAAAAGTTGATGACCCGCTTGCCATGTATCTTAGCGACTTGTTCACGACATTTGTAAATCTTGCCCGCATTCCGTCTTTGTCTGTTCCGGCTGGAAGAACTTCTTTGGAAAACGGAAATATGCCTGTTGGAATTCAGTTTGCAGGACCTATGTTCAGCGAAATGAAAATTCTTGAAATTGCCCAAGCATGGGAAAACGAGCATAAGGGATGCGGAATTCCTGTTGCGGAGGAAAAGTAA
- the gatB gene encoding Asp-tRNA(Asn)/Glu-tRNA(Gln) amidotransferase subunit GatB gives MPSIDKYEIVIGCEIHTQLLTKTKAFCACENRYGGMPNTRVCPVCLGLPGAMPRVSKGYVELGSVAGLALNCEISRFTKFDRKHYFYPDLAKGYQITQYDIPLCHDGYVDLPMHKYPKEQQFGSEKCRTKNFIGNDCIVENGKYRRVRVERIHLEEDVGKSLHLQGSHSYIDYNRSGTPLIEIVTKPDMTSPEEAALFMETVQEILRYVKVTNGNLEEGNMRCDANINLNVWEDGKLYHTPISEIKNLNSFRSIRDACAYEAQRQLKEFQEDRQEFNPGFKVTMGWDEAKGQTVVQRTKNSFVDYRFVVEPDIKPFSVSEELIENAKSKVGELPEAKRTRLKKDYGLSDFDVETLTSSRDLAVWFEEAAAGTKNPKRTANIILTELLAKLNEDKKTINDVSITPTHIAELVNAIDSKKISSAQGKVVFAKMLVTNKMPAEIIKSEGMEVVSDSGAIEAIVDKVISANPKAVADFKSGKTNVVGWLMGQVMKESKGKANPAEASSLVQKKLSEI, from the coding sequence ATGCCTTCTATCGATAAATATGAAATTGTAATCGGCTGTGAAATTCATACGCAGCTTTTGACAAAAACAAAGGCGTTCTGTGCCTGTGAAAACCGTTACGGAGGAATGCCAAATACCCGCGTTTGTCCTGTCTGCCTTGGACTTCCTGGAGCGATGCCTCGTGTTTCAAAAGGATATGTTGAGCTTGGCTCTGTTGCGGGACTTGCTCTTAACTGCGAGATTTCGCGCTTTACAAAATTTGACCGCAAGCATTATTTTTATCCTGACCTTGCGAAAGGCTATCAGATAACGCAATATGATATTCCACTTTGCCACGATGGATATGTTGATCTTCCGATGCACAAGTATCCAAAGGAACAGCAGTTTGGTTCAGAAAAATGCCGCACAAAAAATTTCATAGGCAATGACTGCATTGTTGAAAACGGAAAATACCGCCGCGTTCGTGTTGAACGCATTCACCTTGAAGAGGACGTAGGTAAATCGTTGCACTTGCAGGGTTCGCATTCTTACATCGACTACAACCGTTCTGGAACTCCGCTTATTGAAATTGTAACAAAGCCTGATATGACAAGCCCGGAAGAAGCTGCACTTTTTATGGAAACTGTTCAGGAAATTCTGCGCTATGTTAAAGTTACAAACGGAAACCTTGAAGAAGGAAATATGCGATGCGATGCTAACATCAACTTGAATGTTTGGGAAGACGGAAAACTTTACCACACTCCGATTTCTGAAATCAAGAACTTGAACTCGTTCCGTTCAATCCGTGATGCCTGTGCTTACGAAGCTCAGCGTCAGCTTAAAGAGTTTCAGGAAGACCGTCAGGAATTCAATCCGGGATTTAAAGTTACAATGGGATGGGACGAAGCAAAAGGCCAGACTGTTGTTCAGCGCACAAAAAATTCTTTTGTTGACTACCGCTTTGTTGTTGAGCCGGACATAAAGCCGTTCAGTGTAAGCGAGGAGCTTATTGAAAATGCAAAGTCAAAAGTCGGAGAACTTCCAGAAGCAAAGCGCACAAGATTAAAGAAGGACTACGGACTTTCTGATTTTGATGTTGAAACTTTGACCTCTAGCCGCGACTTGGCTGTTTGGTTTGAAGAAGCTGCTGCCGGAACAAAAAATCCAAAGCGTACTGCAAATATAATTCTTACCGAGCTTCTTGCAAAACTGAATGAAGATAAAAAAACAATCAACGACGTTTCTATAACTCCTACCCATATTGCGGAACTTGTAAATGCGATTGACTCAAAGAAAATTTCAAGCGCACAAGGAAAAGTTGTTTTTGCAAAAATGCTTGTGACAAACAAAATGCCGGCGGAAATTATAAAATCTGAAGGCATGGAAGTTGTAAGCGACAGCGGAGCAATTGAAGCAATTGTTGATAAAGTTATTTCAGCAAATCCAAAAGCTGTAGCCGACTTTAAGTCTGGAAAAACAAATGTTGTCGGTTGGCTTATGGGACAGGTTATGAAAGAATCCAAAGGCAAGGCGAATCCGGCAGAAGCAAGTTCCCTCGTTCAAAAGAAACTTTCAGAAATATAA
- a CDS encoding DUF3793 family protein: MKTFEQTVIHLGAPTLCGVKPSSLVSVSKEVLFCEYKKILLWNKILEDGQKKIKIARRGENLFLLFIYDEKLVQKILSKPEVLSYLNLKGYFTDNGISNVLNELLKRLSYCEIFPHEIGIFLGYPLEDVVGYEKYSGTKTKFSGAWAVYGNVAEAVKKMELYKKCSALCSSLLEAGNNFEAICKTINFM; encoded by the coding sequence ATGAAAACTTTTGAGCAGACAGTAATTCACTTAGGTGCACCGACTTTGTGTGGAGTAAAGCCTTCGAGTCTTGTTTCTGTTTCAAAAGAAGTTTTGTTTTGTGAATACAAAAAAATTCTTCTGTGGAATAAAATCCTTGAGGACGGTCAGAAAAAAATAAAAATTGCAAGAAGAGGAGAGAATCTTTTTTTGCTTTTCATTTATGACGAAAAGCTTGTTCAGAAAATTCTTTCAAAGCCTGAAGTTTTGTCATACTTGAATTTAAAAGGCTATTTTACAGACAATGGAATTTCAAATGTTCTGAATGAACTTTTGAAACGCCTTTCTTACTGCGAAATTTTTCCGCATGAGATTGGAATTTTCCTTGGATATCCTTTGGAAGATGTTGTTGGATATGAGAAATATTCAGGAACGAAAACCAAATTTTCCGGGGCTTGGGCAGTCTACGGAAATGTAGCCGAAGCAGTAAAAAAAATGGAGCTTTACAAAAAATGCTCTGCTTTATGCTCAAGCCTTTTAGAAGCTGGAAACAATTTTGAAGCAATTTGCAAAACAATAAATTTTATGTGA
- a CDS encoding flavodoxin, producing the protein MKKAVIYASTTGNTEAMANAVAEGVKSCGAELLMSTASDANVSDVLACDVIILGSPAMGDEVLEDSMEEFYTNLEGGLSGKKVAVFGSYDWGDGQWLRTWVERLSASGATVVNGEGLKVQLAPDEAALAECKSLGETA; encoded by the coding sequence ATGAAGAAAGCTGTAATCTATGCAAGCACAACTGGAAACACAGAGGCAATGGCGAACGCTGTAGCTGAAGGTGTAAAATCTTGCGGTGCGGAACTTTTGATGTCGACTGCAAGCGATGCGAATGTTTCGGATGTTCTTGCTTGCGATGTTATTATACTCGGAAGCCCTGCGATGGGAGATGAGGTTCTTGAGGATTCAATGGAAGAATTCTACACGAATCTTGAAGGCGGCTTGAGCGGAAAAAAAGTTGCTGTGTTTGGTTCTTATGATTGGGGCGACGGACAGTGGCTTAGAACTTGGGTTGAACGTCTTTCTGCTTCGGGTGCGACTGTTGTAAATGGCGAAGGCTTGAAAGTTCAGCTTGCACCAGATGAAGCTGCTCTTGCTGAATGCAAGTCTCTTGGAGAAACTGCATAA
- a CDS encoding ACT domain-containing protein, whose translation MKAIVTVVGADKVGIIAKVSAYLAKHSINIADISQTILSGNFVMMMMVDFDNANIGIDTARKELVEELGTLGVEANIMNEKVFSEMHRI comes from the coding sequence ATGAAAGCTATAGTTACTGTTGTTGGCGCAGATAAAGTCGGTATAATCGCAAAAGTTTCAGCGTATCTTGCAAAGCATTCTATAAACATTGCGGATATTTCTCAGACAATTTTAAGTGGAAATTTTGTTATGATGATGATGGTTGATTTTGACAATGCAAACATCGGAATCGACACTGCAAGAAAAGAACTTGTTGAAGAGCTTGGAACTCTTGGCGTTGAAGCAAACATAATGAATGAAAAAGTTTTTTCTGAAATGCACAGAATTTAA